One region of Microbacterium sp. M28 genomic DNA includes:
- a CDS encoding mannitol dehydrogenase family protein, which yields MTAPDRAPVRIAHLGLGAFHRAHQAWYTEVVNRSGGEQWGIAAFTGRTPDAAVALAAQGCAYDLVVRGPESDAVERISSIVAAHDGADAGAWRQAMATVAVLTVTITEAGYHADGTAIARIVDGLRARRDAGAGPVAIVSCDNLDGNGALLGALVTRTADADLAAWIDDNVSFVSSVVDRITPAAADALPIAVTDDPCAIVTEPAASWILCGDFPAGRPAWELAGAEFVDDIEPYERRKLWLLNAGHTLLASLGRLRGHATVADAMTDAHCRTALADLWDDAAEVLPFDSADLDGQRTVITARFENARIRHALRQIATDAEIKLALRVVPVIRARLAVGLDAGHGELRALAAWAAVEGHDADAVVDRFDLDDDVRHELIGAIAELKGVHA from the coding sequence ATGACCGCACCCGACCGCGCGCCCGTCCGGATCGCCCACCTGGGCCTCGGGGCGTTCCACCGTGCGCACCAGGCCTGGTACACGGAGGTCGTGAACCGGTCCGGCGGCGAGCAGTGGGGGATCGCGGCCTTCACCGGCCGGACGCCGGACGCCGCGGTCGCGCTCGCGGCGCAGGGCTGCGCGTACGATCTGGTCGTCCGCGGCCCGGAGTCCGACGCGGTCGAGCGCATCTCGTCGATCGTCGCCGCCCACGACGGAGCGGATGCCGGAGCCTGGCGCCAGGCGATGGCGACGGTCGCGGTGCTCACCGTGACGATCACCGAAGCGGGGTACCACGCCGACGGCACGGCGATCGCGCGCATCGTCGACGGTCTGCGCGCGCGGCGGGACGCGGGGGCCGGGCCCGTCGCGATCGTCAGCTGCGACAACCTGGACGGCAACGGTGCGCTCCTCGGCGCACTCGTCACCCGGACCGCCGACGCAGATCTCGCGGCATGGATCGACGACAACGTTTCTTTCGTGTCATCCGTCGTCGACCGCATCACACCGGCGGCCGCCGACGCGCTGCCGATCGCGGTCACGGATGACCCGTGTGCGATCGTCACGGAACCGGCGGCATCCTGGATCCTGTGCGGCGACTTCCCCGCCGGGCGGCCTGCATGGGAACTCGCCGGCGCCGAGTTCGTCGACGACATCGAACCCTACGAGCGGCGCAAGCTGTGGCTGCTCAACGCCGGGCACACGCTGCTCGCGAGCCTGGGTCGACTGCGCGGCCATGCGACCGTCGCCGATGCCATGACCGATGCGCACTGCCGGACGGCGCTCGCCGACCTCTGGGACGATGCCGCGGAGGTGCTGCCGTTCGACTCGGCCGACCTCGACGGACAGCGAACGGTCATCACCGCGCGGTTCGAGAACGCCCGCATCCGGCACGCGCTGCGCCAGATCGCGACGGATGCCGAGATCAAGCTCGCACTCCGGGTCGTGCCCGTCATCCGGGCGCGCCTGGCCGTGGGCCTGGACGCCGGACACGGCGAGCTCCGCGCGCTCGCCGCCTGGGCCGCGGTGGAGGGCCACGACGCTGATGCGGTCGTCGACCGCTTCGACCTGGACGACGACGTCCGCCACGAGCTGATCGGCGCGATCGCCGAGCTGAAGGGAGTGCACGCATGA
- a CDS encoding Gfo/Idh/MocA family protein, whose translation MSTLSTAIIGCGVIGRTHVDAVLQLADRLALTALVDVSLERADALADVVEERTGVRPAVHATVQELVAAEPPQLVVVATPSGLHVEQAVVALEAGAHVLIEKPLDVDLIRARRLADAAAAAAARGQVCSVISQHRFDPSSQIVHSAIADGAFGRVTSGVATVPWWRSQDYYDSGDWRGTWALDGGGALMNQGVHTVDLLLWFLGRPVTVSADIALLAHEGVEVEDTAVATLTFDSGALAVLHATTAGYPGLPVRLQVLGSDGSAVIDGDALQYIHLSKDADGATGAYGGGGNQADRYSVEPPAGVDATQFSYGHVRQYFDLLDAIDGGREPLLTVEQALLALAAVRAVYVSAVLGRKVRIDDVIAGEYDDLVLEVPVIEVPAV comes from the coding sequence ATGAGCACCCTGTCCACCGCCATCATCGGCTGCGGCGTCATCGGACGCACGCACGTCGACGCCGTCCTGCAGCTCGCCGACCGCCTCGCCCTCACAGCACTCGTCGACGTCTCCCTCGAACGGGCCGACGCGCTCGCCGACGTCGTCGAGGAGCGCACCGGCGTCCGCCCCGCGGTCCACGCGACCGTGCAGGAGCTCGTCGCCGCCGAGCCTCCCCAGCTCGTCGTCGTCGCGACGCCTTCCGGCCTCCACGTCGAGCAGGCCGTCGTCGCACTGGAGGCCGGCGCGCACGTCCTGATCGAGAAGCCGCTCGACGTCGACCTCATCCGTGCCCGCCGTCTGGCGGACGCCGCCGCAGCGGCAGCGGCGCGCGGCCAGGTGTGCAGCGTCATCAGTCAGCACCGCTTCGACCCGTCGAGTCAGATCGTGCACTCCGCGATCGCCGACGGCGCCTTCGGCCGCGTGACCTCCGGCGTCGCGACCGTCCCGTGGTGGCGGTCGCAGGACTACTACGACTCGGGCGACTGGCGCGGCACGTGGGCGCTCGACGGGGGCGGCGCCCTCATGAACCAGGGCGTGCACACCGTCGACCTGCTGCTGTGGTTCCTCGGTCGCCCGGTGACGGTGTCGGCCGACATCGCCCTGCTCGCCCATGAGGGTGTCGAGGTCGAGGACACCGCCGTCGCCACGCTGACGTTCGACAGCGGTGCACTGGCCGTGCTGCATGCGACGACCGCGGGGTACCCGGGCCTGCCGGTGCGCCTCCAGGTGCTCGGATCCGACGGCTCGGCCGTCATCGACGGCGACGCCCTGCAGTACATCCACCTCTCGAAGGACGCCGATGGCGCCACCGGCGCATACGGCGGCGGGGGCAACCAGGCGGATCGCTACTCCGTCGAGCCGCCGGCCGGCGTCGACGCCACTCAGTTCAGCTACGGCCACGTCCGGCAGTACTTCGACCTGCTGGACGCGATCGACGGCGGCCGCGAACCGCTGCTGACCGTCGAGCAGGCGCTGCTCGCGCTCGCCGCTGTCCGGGCCGTCTACGTCTCGGCCGTGCTCGGCCGCAAGGTGCGCATCGACGACGTCATCGCGGGAGAGTACGACGACCTGGTGCTCGAAGTCCCCGTCATCGAGGTCCCCGCGGTATGA
- a CDS encoding carbohydrate ABC transporter permease, which yields MTALLQESAPAGGEATRTVVLPPRRARRPHLQRHTGFAYALMAPALVMFALVFVIPIVYSGWLSVRGRGESSGGAFGPREETFVGLGNYVSVLEDPTFWTSLAHLGIYAAIMVPLLMGTSILLALLLDLPRARAKSFSRTSIFLPYGVPSVIAALMWGFLYVPDISPVYQFASTFGIQLPNLLSGDWIYVGIVNVVLWGGIGFNTVIIYTALQSLDRSQIDAARIDGCGEGRIAWYIKLPHVVPATVVTGLFSVIGALQIYSEPAMLATLTNAIDSTFFPLMRVYRDAFAHDDLNSAAAASILLALGTVLLSLLVLGGRRLATRKADR from the coding sequence ATGACTGCACTCCTCCAGGAGAGTGCGCCCGCGGGCGGGGAGGCGACGCGAACCGTCGTCCTCCCGCCCCGGCGGGCGCGCCGCCCGCATCTGCAGCGGCACACGGGCTTCGCCTACGCCCTGATGGCACCGGCGCTCGTGATGTTCGCCCTCGTGTTCGTCATCCCGATCGTCTACTCCGGGTGGTTGAGCGTGCGCGGCCGCGGCGAATCCAGCGGCGGGGCATTCGGTCCGCGCGAGGAGACGTTCGTCGGACTGGGCAACTACGTCTCCGTGCTCGAGGACCCCACGTTCTGGACGAGCCTCGCGCACCTGGGCATCTATGCCGCGATCATGGTGCCGCTGCTGATGGGCACCTCGATCCTGCTGGCCCTGCTGCTGGATCTGCCTCGAGCCCGCGCGAAGTCCTTCAGCCGGACCTCGATCTTCCTGCCGTACGGTGTGCCCAGCGTCATCGCAGCCCTGATGTGGGGATTCCTCTACGTCCCCGACATCAGCCCGGTCTACCAGTTCGCGAGCACCTTCGGCATCCAGCTGCCGAACCTGCTCTCCGGGGACTGGATCTACGTGGGCATCGTCAACGTCGTGCTGTGGGGAGGCATCGGGTTCAACACCGTCATCATCTACACGGCGCTGCAGTCGCTCGACCGCTCGCAGATCGACGCCGCCCGCATCGACGGCTGCGGCGAGGGGCGCATCGCGTGGTACATCAAGCTGCCGCACGTCGTGCCGGCCACCGTGGTCACCGGGCTGTTCTCGGTGATCGGCGCCCTGCAGATCTACAGCGAGCCCGCCATGCTCGCGACCCTCACGAACGCGATCGACTCGACGTTCTTCCCGCTCATGCGCGTGTATCGCGATGCCTTCGCGCACGACGATCTCAACTCCGCCGCCGCGGCATCCATCCTCCTGGCGCTGGGGACGGTGCTGCTGTCCCTGCTCGTGCTCGGCGGACGCCGACTGGCCACACGGAAGGCCGACCGATGA
- a CDS encoding sugar phosphate isomerase/epimerase family protein — translation MSPTTAQPTWTLSGFGDEIHPEPRIQCAVLLALGARHIEVRSAWDTNIVDLDRERLGELAAAIRAEGMGVSAIASPIGKSDLAGPIDVELTRLDNALRAADVLESRYIRMFSFWQPEGEPVERMRDEVMDRLGRFAERAASAGVTLVHENEKHIYGDTPERVLDIVRTVDSPALRLAWDNANFVQVGVRPVTDGFAQLAEYIEYLQVKDARLDTGEVVPAGEGDGELVETIEALRDRGFTGFASLEPHLADQNALGGFSGAHPFGRAARAFRTLTDNAGVKLA, via the coding sequence ATGTCACCGACGACCGCCCAGCCCACCTGGACGCTCTCCGGATTCGGAGATGAGATCCACCCCGAACCGAGGATCCAGTGCGCTGTTCTGCTCGCGCTCGGCGCCCGTCACATCGAGGTGCGATCGGCATGGGACACCAACATCGTCGACCTCGACCGGGAACGGTTGGGCGAGCTCGCCGCGGCGATCAGGGCCGAGGGGATGGGCGTCTCCGCCATCGCCTCGCCCATCGGCAAGAGCGACCTCGCAGGTCCGATCGACGTCGAGCTCACGCGCCTCGACAACGCCCTGCGCGCCGCCGACGTCCTCGAGTCGCGCTACATCCGGATGTTCTCGTTCTGGCAGCCGGAGGGCGAGCCGGTCGAGCGCATGCGCGACGAGGTGATGGATCGGCTCGGCCGCTTCGCCGAACGGGCGGCGTCCGCCGGCGTGACCCTCGTGCACGAGAACGAGAAGCACATCTACGGCGACACCCCGGAGCGCGTGCTCGACATCGTCCGCACCGTCGACTCGCCGGCGCTGCGACTGGCATGGGACAACGCGAACTTCGTGCAGGTCGGCGTCCGACCCGTCACCGACGGGTTCGCCCAGCTCGCCGAGTACATCGAGTACCTGCAGGTCAAGGACGCGCGTCTCGACACCGGCGAGGTCGTGCCGGCCGGAGAGGGCGACGGCGAACTCGTCGAGACGATCGAGGCACTGCGCGATCGCGGCTTCACCGGCTTCGCCTCCCTCGAACCCCACCTCGCCGACCAGAACGCCCTCGGCGGATTCAGCGGTGCGCACCCGTTCGGTCGCGCCGCCCGCGCCTTCCGCACCCTCACCGACAACGCTGGAGTGAAACTCGCATGA
- a CDS encoding aldehyde dehydrogenase (NADP(+)), with protein sequence MTTTAEELESIAQSAAAAAPVWRASSATERAAWLRAIADALDANVAELVEIADRETRLGTPRLTGEVARTTGQLRLFASVVEEGSFREIIVDDADASAAPPRPELRRFLVGVGPVAVFSASNFPFAFSVAGGDTASALAAGNPVIVKAHSGHLELSRRTAEIVAGALHAAGAPDGSFALIEGREAGNALVQHPAIQAAGFTGSVSGGRALFDLASGRPAPIPFYGELGSVNPVVITPAALEARGVELATGLVGSFTLGIGQFCTKPGVVFIPAGTGFEDRVSAAVASVTGGPLLTDRITAAFPDGIQSLLADESTALIAHGAETPDGARPVVVTTDAAAVAARPEALLEEVFGPLTLLVRYTDEAELHAALSVVPGSLTATLHSEPSDDVARTLVLLQERAGRVLFAGWPTGVAVTWSQQHGGPWPATTSLHTSVGATAIRRFLRPVVFQDAPERLLPPELRDASLASLPHRRNGVLRTPAAPHPVG encoded by the coding sequence ATGACCACGACCGCCGAAGAGCTCGAGTCGATCGCCCAGTCGGCGGCCGCGGCCGCCCCGGTGTGGCGGGCGTCGTCCGCCACCGAACGTGCCGCCTGGCTGCGCGCGATCGCCGACGCGCTCGACGCGAACGTCGCGGAGCTCGTCGAGATCGCCGATCGTGAGACCCGCCTCGGCACCCCACGACTCACGGGGGAGGTCGCCCGGACGACGGGACAGCTGCGGTTGTTCGCCTCGGTCGTCGAGGAGGGCTCGTTCCGCGAGATCATCGTCGACGACGCGGATGCCTCGGCTGCGCCGCCCCGACCCGAACTGCGCCGATTCCTCGTCGGCGTCGGGCCCGTCGCGGTGTTCTCGGCGTCGAACTTCCCGTTCGCGTTCTCGGTGGCCGGCGGCGACACCGCCTCGGCGCTGGCCGCGGGGAACCCGGTGATCGTGAAGGCCCACTCCGGCCACCTGGAGCTGTCCCGCCGCACCGCCGAGATCGTCGCGGGGGCGCTGCACGCTGCAGGCGCTCCGGATGGCTCGTTCGCACTCATCGAGGGGCGCGAAGCGGGCAATGCGCTCGTACAGCATCCTGCAATCCAGGCGGCCGGGTTCACCGGTTCCGTCTCGGGCGGGCGCGCACTGTTCGACCTCGCCTCAGGGCGACCGGCCCCGATCCCGTTCTACGGCGAGCTGGGCAGCGTCAACCCCGTCGTCATCACCCCGGCCGCGCTCGAGGCTCGAGGCGTCGAGCTCGCCACCGGACTCGTCGGCTCGTTCACGCTCGGCATCGGTCAGTTCTGCACCAAGCCGGGCGTCGTGTTCATCCCCGCGGGCACGGGGTTCGAAGACCGCGTCTCCGCCGCCGTCGCCTCGGTGACCGGCGGCCCGCTCCTGACGGACCGGATCACGGCGGCGTTCCCCGACGGCATCCAGTCCCTGCTGGCGGATGAGTCGACCGCGCTCATCGCGCACGGCGCCGAGACCCCGGACGGTGCGCGTCCGGTCGTCGTGACGACGGATGCCGCTGCCGTGGCCGCGCGCCCCGAGGCGCTGCTGGAAGAGGTCTTCGGTCCCCTCACGCTGCTCGTGCGCTACACGGACGAGGCCGAACTGCACGCTGCCCTGAGCGTCGTGCCTGGTAGCCTCACGGCGACGCTGCACTCCGAGCCGTCCGATGACGTGGCCCGGACGCTCGTGCTGCTGCAGGAACGCGCCGGTCGTGTCCTGTTCGCCGGCTGGCCGACGGGTGTCGCCGTGACGTGGTCCCAGCAGCACGGCGGCCCGTGGCCGGCGACCACATCGCTGCACACCTCGGTCGGTGCGACGGCGATCCGCCGATTCCTGCGCCCTGTCGTGTTCCAGGATGCCCCGGAGCGCCTGCTCCCGCCCGAGCTGCGCGACGCCTCCCTCGCATCGCTCCCGCACCGTCGCAACGGAGTCCTCCGCACCCCCGCAGCGCCCCACCCCGTTGGTTGA
- a CDS encoding ABC transporter substrate-binding protein — protein sequence MAHRRTLTAIAGFVVAGLALAGCASGDSSGSADSGSEKENDGPVTLEFWAWGSNVDKRVAEWNEQNPDIQVNISAPAGGADFPVKVLSAVRAGEGPDIAQAEYTQLPTYVSAGVVADVESVRDELEEAFSETTLDTVTFDDTIFGIPQDLGPALFVYRTDLFGQLGIEPAETWDEFRALAEQVRSLPGDHYLANFSALDADLFMGLALQNGAQWWEFADDEWKVDIDDEASAEVLEYWQGLIEDDLISTYPSGSPEFIEATASGKVLGQIAGAWAPGPLLNQYPDTVGLWGAAQIPQWEAGELKTFARGGSADIILADSEHYDESVEFLTWLNASDEGAEGLVGINKFTAALHGQEIDRPAPDLIPEDDAYWPSAAESASGLVSVQWGPNTQVAFTALNDALGAAIETGDWSKVLSTVQTTVEGDLD from the coding sequence ATGGCACACCGCAGGACACTCACCGCCATCGCCGGATTCGTCGTCGCCGGACTGGCTCTGGCAGGCTGCGCCTCCGGCGACTCGAGCGGCTCAGCCGATTCGGGCTCGGAGAAGGAGAACGACGGTCCGGTCACGCTCGAGTTCTGGGCGTGGGGATCGAACGTCGACAAGCGCGTCGCCGAATGGAACGAGCAGAACCCCGACATCCAGGTCAACATCTCCGCCCCGGCCGGCGGTGCGGACTTCCCGGTCAAGGTGCTGTCGGCCGTCCGAGCCGGCGAAGGACCCGACATCGCGCAGGCCGAGTACACCCAGCTGCCCACCTACGTCTCGGCCGGAGTCGTGGCGGATGTCGAGTCCGTACGCGACGAGCTGGAGGAAGCCTTCTCCGAGACCACACTGGACACCGTCACCTTCGACGACACGATCTTCGGCATCCCGCAGGATCTCGGACCGGCGCTGTTCGTCTATCGCACCGACCTGTTCGGTCAGCTGGGCATCGAGCCCGCCGAGACGTGGGACGAGTTCCGTGCGCTCGCCGAGCAGGTGCGGTCGTTGCCCGGCGACCACTACCTGGCCAACTTCAGCGCGCTGGACGCCGACCTGTTCATGGGGCTCGCCCTGCAGAACGGCGCGCAGTGGTGGGAGTTCGCCGACGACGAGTGGAAGGTCGACATCGACGACGAGGCCAGTGCCGAAGTGCTCGAGTACTGGCAGGGTCTGATCGAGGACGACCTCATCAGCACGTACCCGTCGGGCAGCCCCGAGTTCATCGAGGCGACGGCATCCGGCAAGGTGCTCGGCCAGATCGCCGGCGCGTGGGCGCCGGGGCCGCTGCTGAACCAGTACCCCGACACGGTCGGGCTCTGGGGTGCGGCGCAGATCCCGCAGTGGGAAGCGGGAGAGCTCAAGACCTTCGCGCGCGGAGGGTCGGCCGACATCATCCTCGCCGACAGCGAGCACTACGACGAGTCCGTCGAGTTCCTCACGTGGTTGAACGCATCGGATGAAGGCGCGGAAGGCCTCGTCGGCATCAACAAGTTCACCGCCGCACTGCACGGCCAGGAGATCGACCGGCCGGCGCCCGACCTCATCCCCGAGGACGACGCGTACTGGCCGTCCGCGGCCGAGTCCGCATCGGGGCTGGTCTCCGTGCAGTGGGGACCGAACACGCAGGTCGCGTTCACCGCACTGAACGACGCGCTCGGCGCGGCGATCGAGACGGGAGACTGGTCGAAGGTGCTGTCCACCGTGCAGACCACCGTCGAAGGCGATCTGGACTGA
- the manD gene encoding D-mannonate dehydratase ManD — protein MIIDRAEVIVTSPDRNFVTLKLTTDDGLTGLGDATLNGRELAVVAYLTEHVVPLLVGRDAHRIEDTWQFLYRSAYWRRGPVTMAAIAAVDMALWDIKAKAAGMPLYQLLGGASRRGLLAYGHASGKELPELFDSVRSHLEQGYRAIRIQTGVPGLKAIYGIASQAADTFGGEARYDHEPARRGAKPVEEDWDTRAYLRHLPGVFEAVRNEFGPEIPLLHDGHHRMTPIQAARLGKDLEPYDLFWLEDCTPAENQEALRLVRQHTTTPLAIGEIFNTVWDFKDLIREQLIDYVRGAVTHMGGITALKKTLEYAAQYQIKSGMHGPTDISPVGMAAAMHLGLSIHNFGIQEYMRHGARTDQVFRQSFSWQDGLLHPGDAPGLGVELDVDEAGKYPYEQAYLPYNRLADGTVHDW, from the coding sequence ATGATCATCGACAGGGCAGAGGTGATCGTCACGAGCCCCGATCGGAACTTCGTGACGCTCAAGCTCACGACGGACGACGGCCTGACCGGTCTGGGCGATGCGACCCTGAACGGCCGCGAGCTCGCCGTCGTCGCGTACCTGACCGAGCACGTCGTGCCGCTGCTGGTCGGACGGGACGCGCACCGCATCGAGGACACTTGGCAGTTCCTGTACCGCTCGGCGTACTGGCGCCGCGGCCCGGTCACGATGGCGGCGATCGCCGCCGTGGACATGGCACTGTGGGATATCAAGGCGAAGGCCGCGGGCATGCCGCTGTACCAGCTGCTCGGCGGTGCGTCCCGGCGGGGGCTGCTCGCGTACGGGCACGCCTCTGGCAAGGAGCTGCCTGAGCTGTTCGACTCCGTGCGCTCGCATCTGGAGCAGGGATACCGCGCCATCCGCATCCAGACCGGTGTCCCGGGGCTCAAGGCGATCTACGGCATCGCCTCGCAGGCGGCCGACACGTTCGGCGGTGAGGCCAGGTACGACCACGAACCGGCGCGACGAGGGGCGAAGCCCGTCGAGGAGGACTGGGACACGCGGGCGTACCTGCGGCACCTGCCCGGGGTCTTCGAAGCGGTGCGCAACGAGTTCGGACCCGAGATCCCGCTGCTGCACGACGGTCACCACCGGATGACCCCGATCCAGGCCGCGCGCCTGGGCAAGGACCTGGAGCCATACGACCTGTTCTGGCTCGAGGACTGCACACCGGCGGAGAACCAGGAGGCGCTGCGCCTGGTGCGTCAGCACACCACGACGCCGCTCGCGATCGGCGAGATCTTCAACACGGTCTGGGACTTCAAGGACCTGATCCGCGAGCAGCTGATCGACTACGTCCGCGGCGCCGTCACGCACATGGGCGGCATCACGGCGCTCAAGAAGACGCTCGAGTACGCGGCGCAGTACCAGATCAAGTCCGGCATGCACGGTCCGACCGACATCTCTCCGGTCGGCATGGCAGCCGCGATGCATCTCGGGCTCAGCATCCACAACTTCGGCATCCAGGAGTACATGCGGCACGGCGCGCGCACGGATCAGGTGTTCCGGCAGTCGTTCTCCTGGCAGGACGGGCTGCTGCACCCGGGTGACGCACCGGGCCTCGGCGTCGAACTCGACGTCGACGAAGCAGGAAAGTACCCCTACGAGCAGGCCTACCTGCCTTACAACCGACTGGCTGATGGCACCGTCCACGACTGGTGA
- a CDS encoding carbohydrate ABC transporter permease, with amino-acid sequence MTLLSSREKRASAAQRPPAYDRPAGSRRRGVPLTAILPTTVLIVSAVYFLLPVVWVFFSATKSSAELFTTPAFSFGTALWDNLVALFAYENGGFAKWLGNSFLYSIVGALASTLFSAGAGYALAMYEFRGKHAIMVGLLGGVLLPTITLAIPQYLLFAEIGLANTYWSVLIPTMITPFGIYLAYVFARASVPVELLEAARVDGSSEWRTFRSIGLPMLMPGLVTIFLLQFIGAWNNFLLPYIMLTDPDLFPITVSMYMMLNRGGSEPILYTLAIAGAAVAIIPVVAFVLILQRYWRLDLVSGSLK; translated from the coding sequence ATGACCCTGCTCTCCTCGCGCGAGAAGCGCGCCTCCGCCGCGCAGCGACCGCCGGCCTACGATCGTCCGGCAGGCTCACGTCGGCGGGGCGTTCCCCTCACGGCGATCCTGCCGACGACGGTGCTGATCGTGTCGGCGGTGTACTTCCTGCTGCCGGTCGTGTGGGTGTTCTTCTCGGCCACGAAGTCGTCGGCCGAGCTGTTCACGACCCCCGCCTTCAGCTTCGGGACTGCCCTGTGGGACAACCTCGTCGCGCTGTTCGCCTACGAGAACGGCGGCTTCGCGAAGTGGCTCGGCAACAGCTTCCTCTACAGCATCGTCGGTGCTCTCGCCTCGACGCTGTTCTCGGCAGGTGCCGGCTACGCGCTCGCGATGTACGAGTTCCGCGGCAAGCACGCGATCATGGTCGGACTGCTCGGCGGCGTCCTGCTGCCGACGATCACGCTCGCGATCCCGCAGTACCTGCTCTTCGCGGAGATCGGTCTGGCCAACACCTACTGGTCGGTTCTCATCCCGACCATGATCACCCCCTTCGGCATCTACCTCGCGTACGTGTTCGCCCGGGCTTCCGTGCCGGTCGAGCTGCTGGAAGCCGCGCGCGTCGACGGATCGAGCGAATGGCGCACGTTCCGCTCGATCGGTCTTCCGATGCTGATGCCGGGACTCGTCACCATCTTCCTGCTGCAGTTCATCGGGGCGTGGAACAACTTCCTGCTGCCGTACATCATGCTCACCGACCCCGACCTGTTCCCCATCACGGTCTCGATGTACATGATGCTCAACCGCGGCGGCAGCGAGCCCATCCTCTACACCCTCGCGATCGCCGGTGCTGCGGTCGCGATCATCCCGGTCGTCGCGTTCGTGCTGATCCTCCAGCGCTACTGGCGCCTCGACCTCGTCTCAGGGAGTCTCAAGTGA
- a CDS encoding sugar phosphate isomerase/epimerase family protein — MARIGVQAMMLKSAVAELGAFETFRRTTEIGYRVAELSQIPLTTETVAELQRAGGELGVEYCALSAALTAGGINDSLEDDFGKIVADCRALGADMVRIGMLPIPALRSTDAVLDFCRRADAAAERLSDEGIALYYHNHHVEFAKVDGRYLLEIIAENSPHVGIELDAHWIARGGLDPARVIGQYAGRVRMVHLKDYRIAMPDAADIDAFESGDHAAWGAAWNGLVQFAEVGEGNLDWPAIIDQSVRSGADYLLVEQDDLYGRTVWEALEISHRNLTRLGFADLF; from the coding sequence ATGGCACGCATCGGCGTCCAGGCGATGATGCTCAAGAGCGCCGTCGCAGAGCTCGGCGCGTTTGAAACGTTTCGTCGCACGACGGAGATCGGCTACCGTGTCGCCGAGCTGTCGCAGATCCCGCTCACGACGGAGACGGTCGCCGAACTGCAGCGAGCCGGCGGCGAGCTCGGCGTCGAGTACTGCGCCCTGTCGGCGGCACTGACCGCCGGCGGGATCAACGACTCCCTCGAGGACGATTTCGGCAAGATCGTCGCGGACTGCCGCGCGCTCGGTGCGGACATGGTCCGCATCGGAATGCTGCCGATCCCCGCGCTGCGCTCGACCGACGCCGTGCTCGACTTCTGCCGAAGGGCGGATGCCGCGGCCGAGCGCCTGTCCGACGAGGGCATCGCGCTGTATTACCACAACCACCACGTCGAGTTCGCGAAGGTCGACGGTCGCTACCTGCTTGAGATCATCGCCGAGAACTCCCCGCACGTGGGGATCGAGCTCGACGCCCACTGGATCGCCCGCGGCGGGCTCGACCCCGCTCGCGTGATCGGGCAGTACGCCGGCCGGGTGCGGATGGTGCACCTGAAGGACTACCGGATCGCGATGCCGGATGCCGCGGACATCGACGCGTTCGAGAGCGGCGATCACGCGGCCTGGGGCGCGGCCTGGAACGGACTCGTGCAGTTCGCCGAGGTCGGCGAGGGCAACCTCGACTGGCCGGCGATCATCGACCAGTCGGTCCGATCCGGCGCCGACTACCTGCTCGTCGAGCAGGACGACCTCTACGGGCGCACGGTCTGGGAAGCGCTCGAGATCTCGCATCGCAACCTCACGAGGCTCGGCTTCGCCGACCTCTTCTGA
- a CDS encoding sugar phosphate isomerase/epimerase family protein: MTTVGLIGPRANGLIAQRLGADYVEPTIVGNVILFADDGTPSLNPEFAGERHPSFAILLPGDVRVADPAFDLEKVRSYFASIFPVLAQVAEPGAKIVFGSGAARRIPEGADRSAAEVRFAESLAIARDAAAAHGLRVMLEPLHQGETNLIHTIGEAVDFLDAHGIDGVPVVADLFHIEQEGEPLSTVSDHIDRIGHAHIADAGRRWLGAGDGQWREFVATLRDAGFDGPVSLECNWGDDLETEIAASIAALRALP; the protein is encoded by the coding sequence GTGACCACTGTCGGCCTCATCGGACCTCGGGCCAACGGCCTCATCGCGCAGCGACTCGGCGCGGACTACGTCGAGCCGACGATCGTCGGCAACGTGATCCTCTTCGCGGACGACGGCACGCCGAGCCTCAACCCGGAGTTCGCGGGAGAGCGGCATCCGTCGTTCGCGATCCTGCTGCCCGGCGACGTCCGGGTGGCCGACCCCGCCTTCGACCTCGAGAAGGTCCGGTCGTACTTCGCGTCGATCTTCCCGGTGCTCGCGCAGGTCGCCGAACCCGGCGCGAAGATCGTCTTCGGCTCAGGGGCCGCCCGCCGCATCCCCGAGGGCGCCGACCGCTCCGCTGCCGAGGTGCGCTTCGCCGAGTCGCTCGCGATCGCGCGGGATGCCGCAGCGGCGCACGGCCTTCGTGTGATGCTCGAGCCGTTGCATCAGGGGGAGACGAACCTCATCCACACGATCGGCGAGGCCGTCGACTTCCTCGACGCGCACGGCATCGATGGTGTTCCGGTCGTGGCGGATCTCTTCCACATCGAGCAGGAGGGCGAGCCGCTCTCGACGGTGAGCGACCACATCGATCGGATCGGCCACGCGCACATCGCTGATGCCGGTCGACGCTGGCTCGGCGCGGGTGACGGGCAGTGGCGTGAGTTCGTCGCGACGCTGCGGGATGCCGGATTCGACGGCCCCGTGTCGCTGGAGTGCAACTGGGGCGACGACCTCGAGACCGAGATCGCCGCCTCGATCGCGGCGCTGCGCGCGCTGCCGTAG